From the genome of Opisthocomus hoazin isolate bOpiHoa1 chromosome 8, bOpiHoa1.hap1, whole genome shotgun sequence, one region includes:
- the IL17REL gene encoding interleukin-17 receptor E-like protein, with translation MISIHVQILLIILFWNSDCQIIPRIEECGLSCSQGIHCKSKPSSDIFNSFCHNAPASLSSTVLKSMKISTVMKCAQGSPCSLHLNIKGTLSLDENIRGLEICSLSLDTQQSQCTNVRFARKKSKMLNGKKVQIQFNCIEVNVAQHIYVTMKTVPNYCKVKLSQEYYVEDCRNSDVGKYIPACSAGKFDYNIDRARKIISVNVSNFLGDQNYYVRLCHKWFTCEDVGAFAVIKGKESLKSVSLKYSQLLPCLCIEGWLTIPDARRIQLCPFENDTKVLWDNIVYNPATQTLAWEPACPVLVMVNLCRLMKSNDHCEDIQNSSKNSSEKQVKYSRVDTHPRLCMKFTTKQGSWVKCPFAHGEFPAWKMRTAAVAQQIEVFFTSQTKAQFSVLVCNRTQLASCESIGMHHSVSVGDSVSITMSQEMCRSTICIQGWRTDVDYSVPLQICDIHCGFRGQTYGDGNPAKAMTHRMKSVHSLH, from the exons gGGATTCATTGTAAAAGTAAACCTTCCA GTGACATTTTTAACAGCTTCTGCCATAATGCTCCTGCATCTTTATCTTCTACGGTACTGAAAAGCATGAAGATCTCAACAGTGATGAAATGTGCCCAAGGAAGCCCATGCTCTCTTCATTTAAACATTAAAGGAACTCTGAGTCTGGATG AAAATATCCGTGGGCTGGAAATATGTTCTCTTTCACTGGACACACAGCAATCTCAGTGCACAAATGTGAGatttgctaggaaaaaaagcaagatgctTAATGGAAAGAAG GTACAGATACAATTCAACTGCATTGAAGTTAATGTAGCACAACACATCTATGTGACCATGAAAACAGTACCAAATTACTGCAAAGTCAAGCTGAGTCAGGAATACTACGTTGAAG ATTGCAGAAACAGTGATGTGGGAAAATATATTCCAGCTTGTTCGG ccgGCAAGTTTGATTATAATATAGACAGGGCGAGGAAAATTATATCAGTGAATGTTTCCAACTTTCTTGGAGATCAAAATTATTACGTTCGCCTGTGCCACAAATGGTTTACCTGTGAAGATGTAGGGGCATTTGCTGTG ATAAAAGGGAAGGAATCTTTAAAGTCAGTTTCACTGAAATATTCTCAGCTACTCCCTTGTCTATGCATTGAG GGTTGGCTGACAATTCCAGATGCAAGAAGGATACAACTTTGCCCCTTTGAAAATG ATACGAAGGTGCTATGGGATAATATTGTTTATAACCCAGCGACACAAACCCTAGCTTGGGAGCCGGCCTGTCCTGTGCTTGTCATGGTTAACCTATGCAGGTTAATGAAGTCTAACGACCACTGTGAAGATATACAAAACTCTTccaaaaattcttctgaaaaa CAGGTTAAATATTCTCGTGTGGACACTCACCCGAGACTTTGCATGAAG tttACAACCAAGCAAGGCTCTTGGGTCAAATGTCCATTTGCTCATGGAGAATTTCcag CTTGGAAAATGAGAACTGCTGCAGTTGCACAACAAATAGAAGTTTTCTTCACATCCCAAACCAAGGCACAATTCTCAGTTCTTGTGTGTAACAGGACGCAGCTGGCCTCATGTGAATCCATTGGGATGCACCattcagtctctgtg GGAGATTCTGTATCAATCACTATGTCACAGGAAATGTGCAGGTCAACAATTTGCATTCAG ggCTGGAGGACAGATGTAGATTACTCAGTTCCACTGCAAATCTGTGATATCCACTGTG GTTTTCGTGGTCAGACATATGGTGATGGAAACCCAGCAAAGGCCATGACGCACAG AATGAAGAGTGTGCATTCTTTGCATTGA